Part of the Candidatus Methanogranum gryphiswaldense genome, TGGTCCTCGAGCATCTGGACGAATCTTTGGCCGATCATCCCGGTGGCCCCGAGCACTGCAACCTGAATCTTGCTCATTGTCTTTTGCTCCTTTCAATTGGGTTGTTGCACGCAACGAAGGGGTAGTATTAAAAACATGGTCATGGGATTCTCAGAAAATCTACGAAATCAGGAAGGGGTTTAAAAATAAGGTTCCATAAATCGTATAGTTCGGAATCAAATGCCATTTTCTTTTGAAAGTGCGGAATCAGTAATGGATACTATTTGAAATTGAAAATATGCGCAAATGGTTTTTGGTTTAAGTGGTTTTGATGATCACTGGATGCCGTAGAGGTGTTTCTGCCTTTCTTTCGAGATGTTAAGGATGACCTCTGCGATCATGCGTGCTTCTTCCTCGGAAAGACTTACCTCTTCGCAGAGTTCGTGGTATCTGTCGATGACCTCGCGCTCCTTGTCCTCGTCCCAGTATTTCTGACCTGCATGTTTCTTTGCCTTCGCTAATTCGTCAGCGATCTCCATGCGTGTGGAGATGAGGTCGATTATCTCCTCGTCTATCTCCTCGATCTGTTCTCTGAGTTCCTTCGTGTTTGACACGGTTATGCACCTGTACAATGGCATCACGGCATTTTTGATATAAAGGGTTTCCTTCCCTTGAAAGTGTTCTGTTTTTCTATATTCGAGATGAAATAGGTGTAGAGGATAGGTTTACGGGTTCATTTTTTCGATATGTTACGGCGAATGGCCAAATGATTTAAACGGACAGAGCGTTCACCGGTACATGGATCGTATCCACCAGTTGCTCAGACAGTACCCTTCGCAGGAGAAGGTGGCGATGGTGATGCTCCGCCACGGGATCAGCGTCAGAGATGGTAAGGCATACTGCGGTCCTATCGAGCAGTCGGATGCGGCTATCGCAAGGGCGGCGGATGTTGACCATAGGGTCGTCCGTTCTGCGATAACGAGGATCGATACCACGCCTGGACTGTCGGCGATATTCTCCAAGGTCAGGCCTACGCTGTTGATGTCCGATATGGCGCCGGAGATAGGCTGTTCGACGATCGAGATAATCCCAACGGATGCTTCTAAACCTGGGATATTGGCGGAGACGATGGGCGTGATCTACAAACAGGGTCTCACTGTCAGGCAGGCTGTCATCGATGATCCTGGGAACAGGATGGAATCCCATCTCATCGTTGTGGTGGACGGGGAGATCCCTTCGTATGTGATACCGTTGATAAAGGGTTGCAGCGGTGTGGCGAGTGTAATTATCAGATGAGTGTGTGTTGATGTGTATCATGAAGATGCATTCCAGAAGACCGTATCACTTTGATGTTTACTACTATAATATAACTAAGAAATGCACTTAATCTTTTTATAGTTGCAAATCATAGACGACCTCTGTACATTGGCCATACATATGGTCAGGTATGCGTGCCTCTACGCCGACGGTACGCCGTGTTCGCACGGTCAAAGGAGATTGGTTGGGAAAAGACTGGGATAGGATGGATCAAGGTCGTTTCGGTACTTTGAGTGCCGTAGATGTGTTCCGTTCATATTTTGGTCATTTTGTCAATTATAATCCTTTGGAAGATACCTTAGGATGTGGAGGAAGGGACACTACATTGCCGTTGTCCTCGGTGCTGTGCCGAACGGTCGGATGTCGTTGCGCATGCGGAGGGGTGTGTAGAGGGTCCACGGACCCTGTACGCGCATCTTCGCGAGCGTGGTGCAAAGATCGGGATGGAGAGCATCTAGGATGGATACGGCAGGGGATGATTCCAAGATGAAAATGAAAATGAACAAAAATAAGACTATGCTCGCACTCATTGTCGTCGCGGCACTTGCACTCTGCTCTGTAGCAGTTGTTGCAAATGAAAGCGATGATAGCAGCGCGGCAGGCACCTCTACTATTGATGCCCAGTATGTAAGTACTCAGGAAATCAACAGTAACACAGGTGCTGTAAACTATGAAGTGCGTGTACCCTTTGATTACAAAGGCACACTTCAGATGAATGCAGATTACGAAGTTGTATTTACCATAACTTCAGATGCAAATTATTCAGGAACAATTAGTTTCGGAACATATGATCCCGCAACAGGAATATACATACCTGTCGCAGTGATTACACTTGATGGAGTAAGCAGTGCAACTATTACGTTCACAACCACTGGAGTGAACCACACAACTATCTCTGACTTAGCTGTGATAGAGACCATTCCTGGAACGAACAGCACAGCATCCACATCTGGAACAATCACTATATCTGAAGGATCTGTACAGCTTGGAGATAGCGCATATTTCAGCGGAACTGTCGTTGCTGACGAGTCAAAACTCGTATCAGTTAACACATATGGTACAGTTTTGTCATCCGATGACCTCATTTACGGAGGAATAACCGAAGGTATTCAGCTGTATTACAATACAGATGACAAAGCGTATGAGCTTGTTGACGGAGAGCTTACTATTTACGGAACAGCTACAATGAACAGCTTTACCGTTACTAGTGGAGAACTTATTGTTGATTCTGATGCAATTGTTACAATGCCTGCAGATTCTGCGACATATACAATAGATGATGATTTCGTTCTTACAGTAGTCGGAGCTTCAAATGGCGATCTTGTTGATGGTGCGATATATGATGCATACGGCGAAGAAATTGCGTCGGTGTCAGGCATATCTTTAACCGGTGATGAAGTTACATTCACGCTCACCGATGGACGTGTATTAGACATGAGTGGCACATACACAATGCAGCTTCTTATGATGTATACAGACTCTGGTGTTACTACGTACTACATGTACAATGGTGTTGTTACATTCTCTGTATCTAAGATAACCTCGACTACTACTTATCAGGCAAAGATTATAGTGTCTGGTTCTTCATCATATTCTACTGCAACTGTTAACAGTGGTAGCATAGTGATTGGATCTAAGGACATCGCAGGAACCAGTATAGATTCGTATAGCATAGCATACAATGTCAATACGTATAAACTTGTACAGGCAGTTGTTGGCAATTCAAATGGTGGA contains:
- a CDS encoding regulator of amino acid metabolism, contains ACT domain protein, whose amino-acid sequence is MVMLRHGISVRDGKAYCGPIEQSDAAIARAADVDHRVVRSAITRIDTTPGLSAIFSKVRPTLLMSDMAPEIGCSTIEIIPTDASKPGILAETMGVIYKQGLTVRQAVIDDPGNRMESHLIVVVDGEIPSYVIPLIKGCSGVASVIIR
- a CDS encoding chorismate mutase, with protein sequence MPLYRCITVSNTKELREQIEEIDEEIIDLISTRMEIADELAKAKKHAGQKYWDEDKEREVIDRYHELCEEVSLSEEEARMIAEVILNISKERQKHLYGIQ